A genomic region of Alligator mississippiensis isolate rAllMis1 chromosome 4, rAllMis1, whole genome shotgun sequence contains the following coding sequences:
- the FRZB gene encoding secreted frizzled-related protein 3: MTRGEGPGGLAVPEEGPEPRPGGGKLVKRSRSRLGGSVRSRCLCRRRAPAKFTSSPQLPGQHVRRRRPHRCRPAQALEPQRGSRSGRRRAAGGGREMPPPAALGLALALAVVLGSAPAARGAACEPVRIPLCKSLPWNMTKMPNHLHHSTQANAILAIEQFEGLLGTQCSADLLFFLCAMYAPICTIDFQHEPIKPCKSVCERARAGCEPVLIKYRHAWPESLACEDLPVYDRGVCISPEAIVTAEGAGERPPGPSPRVRGPGPGPGPALQRAGRGNHVPAGACPAAPRGAAARPGAPSALLGPGFFASRCLKLSVGARECACLCVSVEVRVCVSECACM; the protein is encoded by the coding sequence aTGACAAGGGGCGAGGGGCCGGGCGGGCTGGCAGTGCCGGAGGAGGGGCCGGAGCCGCGGCCGGGAGGTGGGAAACTTGTGAAAAGGagtcggagccgcctcggaggcTCAGTGCGGAGCCGCTGCCTCTGCCGCCGCCGTGCCCCCGCCAAGTTCACGTCCAGCCCGCAGCTCCCCGGGCAGCACGTGAGGCGCCGTCGGCCCCACCGCTGCCGCCCGGCGCAGGCCCTGGAGCCGCAGCGGGGCAGCAGGagcgggcggcggcgggcggcgggcgggggCCGGGAGATGCCGCCGCCGGCCGCACTGgggctggcgctggcgctggcggTGGTGCTGGGCTCGGCGCCGGCGGCCCGGGGCGCGGCCTGCGAGCCCGTGCGCATCCCGCTCTGCAAGTCCCTGCCCTGGAACATGACGAAGATGCCGAACCACCTGCACCACAGCACGCAGGCCAACGCCATCCTGGCCATCGAGCAGTTCGAGGGGCTGCTGGGCACGCAGTGCAGCGCCGACCTGCTCTTCTTCCTCTGCGCCATGTACGCGCCCATCTGCACCATCGACTTCCAGCACGAGCCCATCAAGCCCTGCAAGTCGGTGTGCGAGCGCGCGCGGGCCGGCTGCGAGCCCGTGCTCATCAAGTACCGCCACGCCTGGCCCGAGAGCCTGGCCTGCGAGGACCTGCCCGTCTACGACCGCGGCGTCTGCATCTCGCCCGAGGCCATCGTCACCGCCGAGGGAGCCGGTGAGCGCCCCCCGGGCCCTTCCCCGCGTgtccgcggccccggccccggccccggccccgctctgCAGCGGGCGGGGCGGGGTAACCACGTCCCCGCCGGTGCCTGCCCCGCCGCCCCCAGGGGAGCTGCCGCCCGTCCCGGCGCCCCCAGCGCGCTTCTCGGCCCCGGCTTCTTTGCTAGCAGGTGTCTGAAACTTTCTGTGGGTGCGCGTgagtgtgcatgcctgtgtgtgagCGTGGAAGTGagagtgtgtgtgagtgagtgtgcgtgcatgtga